Proteins encoded in a region of the Saccharothrix ecbatanensis genome:
- a CDS encoding response regulator, with protein sequence MISVVVVDDQALLRGSFRVLVDSEPDLRVVGEAGDGAEAVSVVREVSPDVVLMDIRMPGVDGIAATREICSSSTARVLILTTFDLDEYVYSALRAGASGFLLKDTPPADVLAAVRVVAAGDALLAPSVTRRLVAEFSRTPEPRTVRLDGITEREQDVLMLIARGSSNSEIMAELHLSPGTVKTHIGRLLHKLQARDRAQLVIAAYESGLVTARS encoded by the coding sequence GTGATCTCGGTGGTGGTCGTGGACGACCAGGCGCTGCTGCGCGGCAGTTTCCGGGTGCTCGTGGACTCGGAGCCTGACCTGCGGGTCGTCGGCGAGGCCGGTGACGGCGCCGAGGCGGTGTCCGTGGTGCGCGAGGTGTCCCCCGACGTGGTGCTGATGGACATCCGGATGCCCGGCGTGGACGGCATCGCGGCGACCCGCGAGATCTGCTCCTCCTCGACCGCCCGGGTGCTGATCCTGACCACGTTCGACCTGGACGAGTACGTGTACTCGGCGCTACGGGCCGGTGCGAGCGGGTTCCTGCTCAAGGACACTCCCCCGGCCGACGTGCTGGCCGCCGTGCGCGTCGTGGCCGCCGGAGACGCCCTGCTGGCGCCCTCGGTGACCCGCCGTCTGGTGGCCGAGTTCTCCCGCACGCCGGAACCCCGTACGGTCCGCCTCGACGGGATCACCGAACGTGAGCAGGATGTGCTGATGCTGATCGCGCGCGGCAGCTCCAACTCCGAGATCATGGCCGAGCTGCACCTGTCGCCAGGCACGGTGAAGACCCACATCGGCCGCCTGCTGCACAAGCTCCAGGCCCGCGACCGGGCCCAACTGGTGATCGCCGCCTACGAGTCCGGGCTGGTCACCGCCCGGTCGTGA